CCCTTATACTATGCGGATTTGGCCGCGCCACGGCCGGATCAGCACGACCTGCGCATTGCCGACCATCTGGATCACCACGCCCTGAAGGTAGATGTGGCCGGACTTATGGGATAATCACATCGTGTGACAATTTTGTGACCCTGACTCCGCCCCTTGCGGGCGAGTGCCCGATCAGCTAAGGAATTGGGTTCCCGATACTTCGGACGAGGATATGCATGAGACCTGATTTCGAAAAAATGAACGGCTTGGTCCCTGCCATTGCGCAGGATGCGAAAACGGGGGAAGTCCTCATGATGGCCTACATGAATGAGCAGGCCTGGGACAAAACCCTGGAAACCGGCGAAGTCCATTACTGGAGCCGCAGCCGCCAGGAACTCTGGCACAAGGGCGGTACCTCCGGCCATGTGCA
Above is a genomic segment from Paucidesulfovibrio gracilis DSM 16080 containing:
- the hisI gene encoding phosphoribosyl-AMP cyclohydrolase — translated: MRPDFEKMNGLVPAIAQDAKTGEVLMMAYMNEQAWDKTLETGEVHYWSRSRQELWHKGGTSGHVQKVHTIRLDCDDDTILVLVEQLGGAACHKGYRSCFYRELKDGKVSECSPVVFDPKEVYKK